CCAAGCCCGTCATGGTACAGGCAAAGCAGAAACACCGTCTTGTACCTCATGTCATGGCAATGATGCGAAACAGAGCGGACAAACCCGTGCGGGCAAGGTCATTGCGCCTCTAGCCAGCAGCCTGTCACCAGAACGTTATACGGACCCGCATAAGGTCGAAAAATGGTTTCGTCGCAATTGCAACAGCGTCTTGGGCCGTGCCTGCACTGCCCTTGAAAAAGGTGACTTCATCACATTCATGAAAACTCAATAAAGGATTTCACTTCCATGTTTGCCCGTAAAATCGCTCCCCTCACCCTTGGCCTCATGGCTCTCAGCAGCACAAACGTTTTTGCTGATGAACGCTTTGCCCCGATCAAAGATGAAACCGTCCGTCAGGAATGTGGCGACTGCCATATGGCCTTCCAACCCCAGTTCCTGCCCAAACGGTCCTGGAGGAAAATCATGACCACACTGGATAACCACTTTGGTGAAGATGCCAGTCTGGATACAGAA
This sequence is a window from Terasakiella sp. SH-1. Protein-coding genes within it:
- a CDS encoding DUF1924 domain-containing protein; translated protein: MKKILFASLIASSFFLAPSSWASPLLDGYATQAKQEQADFSGFSAKRGQRFFQARHGTGKAETPSCTSCHGNDAKQSGQTRAGKVIAPLASSLSPERYTDPHKVEKWFRRNCNSVLGRACTALEKGDFITFMKTQ